In the Anaerostipes caccae L1-92 genome, ATGCACTCATCCTCTTTTTCATCGAAGATCTTATAGGCGTGTTTTCCTTTGCTCAGAGGAAGGCGGTGGGTGATGATATCCGTGGCGTCAAAGGAACCGTCCGCGATCTGTGAAAGAATTGGGTCCACATACCTCTGGGCAGGACACTGACCCATTCTCAATGTGATATTCCGGTCAAAAAAGTTGCCCAGAGGGAACAGATTATATCTTCCGCCGTAGACACCGATCATTGCCACGGTGCCGCATTTTCTCACCGCTTCGGAGGAGATCTCGATGGCAGACTTGGAGCCGGCCTGGAGTTTCAGGGCGGATTCCACTTTTTCTACGACTGACATTTTCCCGTCCATACCCACGCAGTCGATGACAACATCGGCGCCGCCGTGGGTTTTTTCTTTGAGTTCCATACCGGTGTTATCATAGTCCTTAAGATTCATGACCTCGGCGCCGTAGGATGCCGCATGCCGCAGCCTGTAGTCTACGCTGTCCACGGCAATGACACGTTCTGCACCCAGCAAAAAGGCCCATTTGACTGTCAAAAGGCCGACAGGGCCGCAGCCTAAGACCACGACGGTGTCACCCGGTTTCATGCCGCTGATATCCACGGCCCATCTGGAGGTGGGGAGGATGTCAGTCAGGAATAAGACCTGCTCATCTTCAAGTTCTTCCGGTACTTTTACAGGCCCTACATTGGCGTAAGGAACCCGCAGATACTGTGCCTGCCCTCCCGGATATCCGCCGAAGGCGTCACTGTACCCGAACAGGCCGCCGGCTCCTCCGTTTGGATTAGAGTTGTCGCACTGGCTGTATTCCCCGTGTTCGCAGAAGAAGCAGTGTCCGCAGGCCACAGGGAACGGAACGATGACCCGGTCACCTTTCTTTACATTGGTTACGGCTTTTCCGGTTTCTGCAACGATTCCCATGGTCTCATGTCCGAGAATAAATCCCGGATTCAGGGCAGGAACCCGGCCGTGGATCAGATGGAGATCGGAGCCGCAGATGGCCGTGGAAGTCACTTTTACGATGATATCATCCTCCCTTTCAATCCTTGGGTCCGGAACCTTTTCCACTCCCACATCTTTCACTCCGTGATAAACAATCGCATCCATAATTTGTACCGTCCTTTCTAAATATCATATTTACTTTTTAATATGGCTTTTGTCATAGACAGCTATACTTGACAATTAATTCTTACAGATGTAAGATTTAAAAAAGGAGATAAATGACTATGAGAATCATAAAAATTTTGATCCCAGTGCTGGGATGCCTTTTCTGTCTTTCTGCCTGCGCCACAGAAACGAATAAGAATCCGAAAGGAAGAACAGAAAAGATCAAAAAAGAACTTTTTGCGGCAGCAGACTGCTATCAGACGATTTATGCATCTGCACAAAAAGGGAAAGGCATGAATCCGGTGCTGGACAAAAGGGAGATCCACAGAATTGTTCAGCGGCTCGGAACATGCGGATATGCTGCCGCGTGTATGGAAAATGACTGTGATATGCAGAATGGACGGACAGTAGAGAAAGCTTTGCGGAAAGCCGAAAAGGGTGGGAAGACTTCCGCCGTATTTTTCTGTGTCACCAGATCAGGGGGAATCCACAGATATGAACTGAAGCCGATAGGAAACAAAGCGGAATTCACAGACGCTTATCTGGACTGGAACAAACAGGGGAATCCGGCAGTATCCTATGTAAAAAAAGAGGAAGCATCCTCCTGGAGTGTGACGAAGAAAGGATGGCTGATCTGGGAGACCAAACATACAGAAAATGAGGAGATGGATACCCACAGCATGATCCGCATCCGCCCTCTTAAAAAAGAATACCGCAGATTTTGCAGGAAATATATTGAACCGGTGGGTTACAGAGGAAACAATCTGTTTCTTACCGACTGGAATGAAAATAAGCCGAGAAAACTTTATGTAAATGATCTCTATGAGTATCTGTACCGCATAGAGACCGGCAGACATTTTGACGGGGACAACGGGACAAAAGGGATTCCATCTGAAGAATTTGAACTTCTGTTGCAAAAATATCTTCCGTTTTCAAAGAGACAGATCCGTGTCCGGGCAGACAGAAGCGAAGACGGAACACGTTATCTGTGGGAGCCTTTAAGGTGCGGAAATTTAATTCCTCAAAGTATGCCGGTTCCTGAGGTGATTGGGGCAGAGCATAAAAGAGATGGAAGGATCGTTCTCACCGTGGATGCTGTTTTAAAACAAAAGGGGACGGACTGCCTGTTCCGCCATAAAGTAACTCTGAAAAAATTTGGGGACGGCAGGGTGCGTTATATTGGGAATCAGATCAGAACAGCAGATAAAGAGAGAGTTTTGGATTACCAGAAAAGGAACCGATAAAGCTACCAGACGATAAAGTTTTCTGTTATAATGGCAGAAAGCGAAGTCAGGAGGTTTTGAGTATGGAAATATCAAAAGTGACGGAAGTATTTTTCAGCCCTACATACAGCACGGAACGCATTGTCAGACTGATTGGTGAAGCATGGGAAGAAACGCATCAGGAGATTGATCTTTCCAGGATACCAAAGGAAAGGAAAATA is a window encoding:
- a CDS encoding zinc-dependent alcohol dehydrogenase encodes the protein MDAIVYHGVKDVGVEKVPDPRIEREDDIIVKVTSTAICGSDLHLIHGRVPALNPGFILGHETMGIVAETGKAVTNVKKGDRVIVPFPVACGHCFFCEHGEYSQCDNSNPNGGAGGLFGYSDAFGGYPGGQAQYLRVPYANVGPVKVPEELEDEQVLFLTDILPTSRWAVDISGMKPGDTVVVLGCGPVGLLTVKWAFLLGAERVIAVDSVDYRLRHAASYGAEVMNLKDYDNTGMELKEKTHGGADVVIDCVGMDGKMSVVEKVESALKLQAGSKSAIEISSEAVRKCGTVAMIGVYGGRYNLFPLGNFFDRNITLRMGQCPAQRYVDPILSQIADGSFDATDIITHRLPLSKGKHAYKIFDEKEDECIKVILKP
- a CDS encoding DUF6070 family protein, which translates into the protein MRIIKILIPVLGCLFCLSACATETNKNPKGRTEKIKKELFAAADCYQTIYASAQKGKGMNPVLDKREIHRIVQRLGTCGYAAACMENDCDMQNGRTVEKALRKAEKGGKTSAVFFCVTRSGGIHRYELKPIGNKAEFTDAYLDWNKQGNPAVSYVKKEEASSWSVTKKGWLIWETKHTENEEMDTHSMIRIRPLKKEYRRFCRKYIEPVGYRGNNLFLTDWNENKPRKLYVNDLYEYLYRIETGRHFDGDNGTKGIPSEEFELLLQKYLPFSKRQIRVRADRSEDGTRYLWEPLRCGNLIPQSMPVPEVIGAEHKRDGRIVLTVDAVLKQKGTDCLFRHKVTLKKFGDGRVRYIGNQIRTADKERVLDYQKRNR